Within the bacterium genome, the region AAATAAAAAGGAGATATTTTAGGGTTAACCGTGAATGTGGAATGCACAATAATTCGGTGAGGCAGAGGAAAAGGAAAAGACAGCGAATCAAAGCTTTTGTCTAACCCTGCGTTGCAGTTGACGGCGGAGGACTGTGCCGTGGTCAGAGTTTTGTGGTCTCTTAAAGTTTTATCTTGCTATCAAACTTTTGTAGTAATTCTCCCCGCCGCACCTGAACTTTATTGTTAGACATAAAAAGGAAAATAATCATGAGTGAGATTACCTGGCAGGAAGCCATTGTGAAAGTGCTCATGGAAGCAGGTGGTGCACTTCATTATCAAGACATTACAGAACGTATCCTATCTAAAAAGATTAAAAAATCGGTTGGGGCAACTCCACATTCTACGGTAGCTGCAAAAATTACTTCCTCAATTAAACATGATGGTATTCAATCCCCTTTTGTCAAAGTTGCAAAGGGCACATTCGCATTGCGGGAGCAAATTCAATCAACATCAGAAGAACAAAAAAATGATCAATTTGATGAAGTCCAGTATGAGGTTATCTCTTCTTTTGGAATGTTCTGGCGACGCGATTCGATTGAATGGAACGCGACACCCAAAATACTTGGCTTTCAGCAAATCGAAGCAAAGCCAGTGAACTTCTATGAGCAATTGGGAATTTATCTCCTTTACGATAACAGAGAGGTCATTTATGTAGGTCGTGCAACAGAGCGTCCATTAGGGAAGCGTCTTTATGAACATACAATAGATCGCTTATCGACGCGGTGGGATAGATTTTCATGGTTTGGTTTCCTCCCTGTTTCTGAGGAAGGAGTACTAAAACCTATGGCAGAATCATATCAAGCGATAAAGATAATCCCGGCACTTGAGGCGATTTTAGTTGAAGCACTGGAACCCAGACAAAACAGGAAACGTGGCGATGACCTTTCCGCAGTTGAATATTTCCAGAAGGATGACCCTGAAATACAAAAGAAAAAAATGAAGCAGATGTTAGATAAATTGTGATGCCGAATTAGGAAGTCTATGTAATGGATAAAATTGGTCCTTTGTTTGAAGAAAAGCAAAATTATCTGGAAAAGATTAATAGTTACTTTTGTAACAATAGAATGGGGTATATTAAAGTACCAACCGGCTGGGGAAAAACATTCTTAGCCAAACATCTCATGAAACAATATGTTGAGAACAAAAAAAGGGTCTTGTTTTTGGTATCCAGGAACAACCAACTGTTGACGCAAACATTCTATGGTGATGATGGATATCCCTTATTCCCTGAGAGTGTAGTTCTATCCTCTGAGCACGACAAAGTGGGCATAGACAAATTACAAAACCTAATTAAGAGAGGTGCCGGAGGTATCATTTTTGCTTCTCTTCAGACAATCATTAGCAAAAACAATGGGGAAATAAAAGATATCTTAAGCCAAAACAGTGACTTACTAATTATAGATGAACTGCATAATTTTATAGATAATCGGGGTAATACTTTCATAACCGAGTTCGACAACAGAAATACCAAGATTTTTGGAATGACAGCAACACCTTTTCAAGGGGTTGTTGGCAATGTTAAATTTGTTGAAGATATTTCTATAGATATGCAGGAAATCTTTAGTAAAACCCTGCCCCAGTGTATAATGGAAGGGCAGTTGTGTGAATTAAATTATAGAATTATCCGCAGTGATGAGGATATTCTGAATCTGTTCGATTTTAAAGAAGGACTTTCGACACTGGACAAAGAGGATTTGTTTTTGGATTGTAGCACACTCGATAATATCCAGTTAGTTGCTCAAAGGACATATTTAGCCAAAAGGATATACGACGACAAAATCGAAAACAAACAGAGAAAGACTTTGATATTTTGTGCTCCAGTTCGCAATATCATCCACAGTTTTGGAGAAAATGAAAAGAAAATCAATGCGTTTCACGCTAAGTTGTCTGCGGCTATATTCAATAATGAATTAAAGGAAGGTAAATTTGACCCTACCATTTCTTTTAGTAATTATACAAGCGATGGACAATTTAAGGAAGCGGTATATCTTTCTTCCGACCTACCGAAAAAAGAGCCGGACAAAATCCTCCAGGCATTTAAAATTATTGGTCAACCACCTTTTGTCTTATGCACTGTAGGGATGCTAATTGAAGGCTTTGATTTTCCAGAATTAGAAAACTTAATATTATTGAGACCAACACTGAGTATGAGGTTGTTTGAACAGCAGGTAGGAAGAATAACCAGAAAATCGCCTAACAAAACTCGAGGGAATATCTTTGAAATTGTAGATAACATTGATTCTCTATACGATAAATTTGGAGAAAATGTATTTGAAGAGAAAAAACTGCAACGGCTTCAAATGTTGCAACCAGAATATCGAATTGAGGAATTATTTACTGAAGACTTTACAACCGAAGCTATACACACAGGGAAAATTGATATTTCTGAAAT harbors:
- a CDS encoding HTH domain-containing protein, with the protein product MSEITWQEAIVKVLMEAGGALHYQDITERILSKKIKKSVGATPHSTVAAKITSSIKHDGIQSPFVKVAKGTFALREQIQSTSEEQKNDQFDEVQYEVISSFGMFWRRDSIEWNATPKILGFQQIEAKPVNFYEQLGIYLLYDNREVIYVGRATERPLGKRLYEHTIDRLSTRWDRFSWFGFLPVSEEGVLKPMAESYQAIKIIPALEAILVEALEPRQNRKRGDDLSAVEYFQKDDPEIQKKKMKQMLDKL
- a CDS encoding DEAD/DEAH box helicase, whose translation is MDKIGPLFEEKQNYLEKINSYFCNNRMGYIKVPTGWGKTFLAKHLMKQYVENKKRVLFLVSRNNQLLTQTFYGDDGYPLFPESVVLSSEHDKVGIDKLQNLIKRGAGGIIFASLQTIISKNNGEIKDILSQNSDLLIIDELHNFIDNRGNTFITEFDNRNTKIFGMTATPFQGVVGNVKFVEDISIDMQEIFSKTLPQCIMEGQLCELNYRIIRSDEDILNLFDFKEGLSTLDKEDLFLDCSTLDNIQLVAQRTYLAKRIYDDKIENKQRKTLIFCAPVRNIIHSFGENEKKINAFHAKLSAAIFNNELKEGKFDPTISFSNYTSDGQFKEAVYLSSDLPKKEPDKILQAFKIIGQPPFVLCTVGMLIEGFDFPELENLILLRPTLSMRLFEQQVGRITRKSPNKTRGNIFEIVDNIDSLYDKFGENVFEEKKLQRLQMLQPEYRIEELFTEDFTTEAIHTGKIDISEISFIRGIVNEFHENSVQIPPLSLRAKYFCKGLAILEQKTVGSRKGELRHPYLNLMRMAIQFKVHNNDEASEISKLIELLDKLEQESQDDPRLSNNCKKNKPKVFNEVKWLLKLTALTSLKYTNIDLEEKNNILNTLLGFEGDYNEIDNYRVECLKNGGGRVSISQLSKGLRNMNELVRLFREAKDWFRIDVYWASCFIEDDSELKELFQSREWNYKVREFIIKQR